The following proteins are co-located in the Sporosarcina pasteurii genome:
- the menD gene encoding 2-succinyl-5-enolpyruvyl-6-hydroxy-3-cyclohexene-1-carboxylic-acid synthase, with the protein MINKSILTNYVGRITSALKNAGVQSVVISPGSRSTPLAYAFALSKSFNVYTQIDERSAGFFALGLAKASRMPVVLLCTSGTAASNYFPAITEAHYARIPLIAITADRPHELREVGAPQAIDQIRLYGEHVKLSVDFPLAENNADINDYIERNVQRTVSVALTEPMGPIHLNIPFREPLLIDMDMELPTLSFKKYFKAKPTLDSASTRQIETILEASEQGIIIVGELTEHLDKASFWAFAKALNWPVLCDPLSNLRTEIPEDCIDLCIDQYDALLKSEQFGQSVLPETVIRFGAQPVSKPLSLYLKNHRPANYFVVDEDPQFRDSLGVVTHHIQSPTEAVLQVNVEKERHTYTNRWIEANELLSSMLDEYAPTANDEGTYAHVLFEHLPNSVDLISGSSMPIRDVDTFFRKTKRDIQIFANRGTNGIDGVVSTALGIQANRQRPAWLLIGDLSFLHDVNGLIASRFHETDLTIVIMNNDGGGIFSFLPQAAVESHFEDLFGTPTGLTFEHIAAMYGAQYKSISTVEAFKDELVRKKEKPLRIIEVFTNRQENVEAHRELWNKMVKRLENGD; encoded by the coding sequence ATGATAAATAAAAGCATTTTAACAAATTATGTAGGACGCATCACAAGTGCATTAAAAAATGCCGGTGTTCAATCGGTTGTTATTAGTCCCGGCTCACGTTCAACGCCACTTGCATATGCATTTGCTTTATCCAAATCATTTAATGTCTATACGCAAATTGATGAGCGTTCAGCAGGCTTTTTTGCACTTGGGTTAGCGAAAGCCTCAAGGATGCCTGTTGTACTTCTTTGTACGTCTGGAACAGCTGCATCTAACTATTTTCCAGCGATTACTGAGGCTCATTATGCGCGGATTCCACTGATTGCGATTACAGCGGATCGTCCGCATGAACTAAGGGAAGTTGGAGCGCCACAAGCAATCGACCAAATACGACTTTACGGGGAACATGTGAAACTCAGTGTAGATTTTCCCTTAGCTGAAAATAATGCGGACATCAATGATTATATTGAACGGAATGTACAGCGCACTGTGTCTGTGGCGTTAACTGAACCGATGGGACCTATTCATTTAAATATACCGTTCAGGGAACCGCTTCTTATCGATATGGATATGGAACTACCAACATTGTCCTTCAAAAAATATTTTAAGGCGAAACCAACATTAGACTCAGCTTCTACACGTCAAATTGAAACGATTTTGGAGGCATCCGAACAAGGGATTATTATTGTCGGGGAGTTAACGGAGCATCTCGATAAAGCGTCATTCTGGGCCTTTGCAAAGGCGTTAAATTGGCCAGTGTTATGTGACCCGTTGTCTAATCTTCGGACTGAAATTCCAGAAGATTGTATCGATCTATGTATCGACCAATATGATGCGCTATTAAAAAGTGAACAATTTGGCCAATCTGTACTTCCTGAAACAGTCATACGATTCGGAGCACAGCCAGTTTCTAAGCCGCTGTCACTTTATTTGAAAAATCATCGTCCAGCTAATTATTTTGTCGTTGATGAGGATCCACAGTTCAGAGACTCTTTGGGGGTAGTGACCCACCATATTCAATCGCCTACAGAAGCTGTACTCCAAGTGAATGTAGAAAAAGAACGACACACTTATACAAATCGATGGATTGAAGCAAATGAGTTGCTATCGTCCATGCTTGATGAATATGCGCCAACTGCTAATGATGAAGGAACATACGCACATGTATTATTTGAACATTTACCGAACAGTGTCGATTTAATTAGTGGAAGCAGTATGCCCATTCGTGATGTCGATACATTTTTCAGAAAGACAAAGCGAGACATTCAAATCTTTGCTAACCGTGGAACAAATGGGATAGACGGCGTTGTTTCGACGGCGCTCGGCATTCAAGCCAATCGTCAGCGCCCGGCTTGGTTATTAATTGGCGACTTATCCTTCTTACATGACGTAAACGGATTAATTGCGTCAAGATTCCATGAGACTGATTTAACGATTGTCATCATGAATAACGATGGAGGTGGGATATTTTCATTTCTACCGCAGGCTGCAGTAGAATCTCATTTCGAAGATCTTTTCGGGACACCGACTGGATTAACATTTGAGCATATTGCCGCAATGTACGGAGCGCAGTATAAATCTATCTCAACAGTAGAAGCGTTTAAAGATGAATTGGTAAGAAAAAAAGAAAAGCCGCTTCGTATTATTGAAGTCTTTACAAATCGCCAAGAAAACGTGGAAGCACATCGTGAGTTGTGGAATAAAATGGTGAAAAGGTTGGAAAACGGTGATTGA
- a CDS encoding isochorismate synthase MenF, with protein MSQKITIPWLEQPVTEETHLRFFTETIEVGRISPLAFLEAGQTRYSEEHFYWQNANQTLTIVGLGHAEVLQSNCVEERFSDIKKRWREICDGLIKEEKDKAPVLFGGFSFDPKNARESEWAKFPSAYFVLPSFQLMTKNGRTYILINLVTTNYHAAEEFEKLRVERDQLIHKAQLNGFVPASKPTVESVDEIEKERYKQAVQNVTSQIQKGEADKVVVARSVKLNFKEPVSSVTALHHIANEQQESYHFGLQKGEQLFFGATPERLIEIEDGQAYSACVAGSIKRGETAEEDRLLGEELLTDRKNRDEHQYVVDMISTVFNEFCTNNSIPQEPKLMKIRDIQHLFTPVQASVDKEKSIFEFVQALHPTPALGGVPTNKSMDIIREEEQMDRGYYAAPIGWTDTEGNGEFAVAIRSALLEEEQAYLYAGGGIVANSEVEKEYDETWIKFRPVLRALGGKLYDK; from the coding sequence ATGAGTCAGAAAATAACGATTCCTTGGCTAGAACAACCAGTAACCGAGGAAACTCATTTACGTTTTTTTACGGAAACAATTGAAGTTGGGCGTATTTCACCGCTAGCTTTTTTAGAGGCGGGTCAAACGCGCTATTCGGAAGAACATTTTTATTGGCAAAATGCAAACCAAACCTTGACAATTGTTGGTTTGGGACATGCCGAAGTTTTACAAAGTAATTGTGTAGAAGAACGGTTTTCAGATATCAAAAAACGATGGAGAGAAATATGCGATGGACTGATTAAGGAAGAAAAGGATAAAGCACCTGTATTGTTCGGTGGCTTTTCATTTGATCCTAAAAATGCTCGAGAGTCTGAATGGGCAAAGTTTCCTAGTGCTTATTTTGTATTGCCGTCATTTCAATTAATGACAAAAAATGGTCGTACATATATTTTAATAAATTTAGTTACAACAAATTATCATGCAGCAGAAGAGTTTGAAAAGTTACGAGTAGAACGAGATCAGCTTATACATAAGGCTCAGCTTAATGGATTCGTACCTGCTTCAAAACCAACTGTTGAATCTGTAGACGAGATAGAAAAAGAACGCTATAAGCAAGCAGTTCAAAATGTAACGTCACAAATTCAAAAAGGCGAGGCAGATAAAGTAGTCGTTGCACGTTCTGTGAAATTAAACTTTAAAGAACCGGTTTCAAGCGTTACTGCACTTCATCATATTGCCAATGAACAACAAGAAAGTTACCATTTTGGTTTGCAAAAAGGGGAGCAACTATTTTTTGGTGCAACACCTGAGAGATTAATTGAAATTGAGGATGGACAAGCTTACTCAGCTTGTGTTGCCGGATCGATTAAACGGGGTGAAACAGCAGAGGAAGATCGATTATTGGGGGAAGAATTGCTGACTGATCGTAAAAATAGAGATGAACATCAGTATGTCGTCGATATGATTTCAACCGTATTCAATGAGTTCTGTACTAATAATTCAATACCGCAAGAACCAAAGCTCATGAAGATACGAGATATTCAACATCTATTTACGCCTGTGCAGGCATCAGTAGATAAAGAGAAAAGTATATTTGAGTTTGTTCAGGCACTTCATCCGACACCAGCACTGGGCGGAGTTCCGACTAATAAATCGATGGATATTATTAGAGAAGAAGAACAGATGGACCGTGGCTATTACGCCGCGCCAATTGGTTGGACTGACACAGAAGGAAACGGAGAATTTGCGGTTGCCATTCGTTCGGCCTTATTAGAAGAAGAACAAGCATACTTATATGCAGGCGGCGGAATCGTAGCAAATTCAGAAGTTGAAAAAGAGTATGACGAAACATGGATAAAATTCAGACCAGTTTTACGTGCACTCGGAGGAAAATTATATGATAAATAA
- a CDS encoding 1,4-dihydroxy-2-naphthoate polyprenyltransferase, which translates to MQQTIKADEGWRIWWQLTRPHTLTAAFAPVFLGTMIALTYGNGPLHIPLFLALLIASILIQMATNMFNEYYDFKRGLDTEESIGIGGAIVRNGVKPKTVLNLAFLLYGISVLIGIYICIQTSWLLAVVGIVSMLIGYYYTGGPYPIAYTPFGELVSGVVMGMLLILIAFYIQTGTVTGHAILLSIPSMLLVAAIMMSNNIRDLEGDKRSGRKTLAILVGRANAITILMLFFLISYVWIIGLVLFGQLTFWAILVLLSVRKPIKAITTFRKYTQPLQVMPAMKETAVTNTVFGLLLGIGILFGYLFS; encoded by the coding sequence TTGCAGCAAACTATAAAAGCCGATGAAGGTTGGCGCATTTGGTGGCAACTAACACGTCCACATACATTGACAGCCGCTTTTGCCCCCGTGTTTCTTGGAACAATGATTGCGTTAACATACGGCAATGGCCCGCTACATATTCCGCTATTTTTAGCCCTGCTAATCGCAAGCATTTTAATTCAAATGGCAACGAATATGTTTAATGAATACTACGATTTTAAAAGAGGCCTGGATACTGAGGAATCCATTGGAATTGGTGGAGCCATTGTACGAAATGGTGTTAAACCGAAAACAGTCCTCAACCTTGCCTTCTTACTTTATGGCATTTCAGTTCTTATCGGAATATACATATGTATACAAACATCTTGGTTACTTGCAGTAGTCGGTATCGTCTCTATGCTTATTGGCTACTATTATACTGGAGGCCCTTATCCAATCGCGTATACGCCCTTTGGCGAGCTTGTATCGGGTGTTGTAATGGGCATGCTGTTAATTCTAATCGCCTTTTATATCCAAACAGGCACGGTGACAGGACATGCGATCCTATTATCAATACCGAGTATGCTTTTAGTCGCCGCAATCATGATGTCGAATAATATTCGTGATTTAGAAGGCGACAAAAGAAGCGGTAGAAAAACATTGGCCATTCTTGTAGGACGTGCCAATGCCATTACAATTTTAATGTTGTTTTTCCTAATTTCTTATGTCTGGATAATCGGCCTTGTCCTGTTTGGCCAATTAACATTTTGGGCTATACTCGTTTTACTGAGTGTTCGTAAACCTATCAAGGCAATTACAACATTTAGGAAGTACACACAACCACTACAAGTTATGCCTGCTATGAAAGAAACAGCCGTAACAAATACAGTATTCGGTTTATTACTCGGTATTGGCATTTTATTCGGTTATTTATTTTCATAA
- a CDS encoding TraR/DksA C4-type zinc finger protein: protein MLNDKQKQHLKTELVEMKEQSMKVEETTSQKESIKETSGELSMYDNHPADMGTALFDIEKNRVLNEHAESDIRKIDIALKAMADGSYGKCEVCQNDIPYERLLTVPYTTFCIEHAELVEQSVEEDVTLNEMENPFESTQDPTAIDYENSFDEVAEFGTSDSPSDFIDPKNTTYTDDVQGEPRLIDQMVEKSITDNTDDQD, encoded by the coding sequence GTGTTAAACGATAAACAAAAACAACATTTAAAAACCGAGTTAGTGGAAATGAAAGAACAATCAATGAAGGTTGAAGAAACGACGAGTCAGAAAGAAAGCATTAAAGAAACGTCAGGTGAGCTTTCAATGTACGATAACCATCCTGCTGACATGGGGACAGCTCTATTCGACATAGAGAAAAATAGAGTGTTAAATGAACATGCAGAATCTGATATCCGTAAAATTGACATAGCTCTAAAAGCGATGGCTGATGGAAGTTACGGTAAGTGTGAAGTGTGTCAAAATGACATTCCCTACGAGCGACTGTTAACCGTTCCTTATACAACCTTCTGTATAGAACACGCCGAACTGGTCGAACAATCTGTAGAGGAAGACGTGACTTTAAATGAAATGGAAAATCCTTTTGAAAGTACTCAAGATCCAACAGCAATTGACTATGAAAACAGTTTTGACGAAGTGGCGGAATTCGGGACATCTGATAGTCCATCCGATTTTATAGATCCCAAAAATACAACATACACCGATGATGTGCAAGGCGAACCGCGTTTGATTGATCAAATGGTTGAAAAAAGTATCACGGATAATACAGACGACCAGGACTAA
- a CDS encoding DMT family transporter — translation MERPAVHPYIPIIIGVISVALSAIFVKLATADAGVIAFYRMLFSVLLMLPVFLLKYRWEISFLKRKDWIYSLVAGVLLAFHFIFWFESLNYTSVASSTVLVTLQPIFAFAGTYFFFKEKVSFKAILSAIIAITGSVIISWGDFKVSGTALYGDILALIGCAFITAYLLFGQDVRKRISLITYTFVVYSISTITLFIYVIIKGESLGPHPSADWFWFIMLALIPNLLGHTLFNWALKWVSTNVISIAILLEPVGASILAYYVFHETLSVSQITGGIVVIMGILLFIVDPRMFRKLKLHKKT, via the coding sequence ATGGAAAGACCCGCGGTTCATCCTTATATTCCAATCATAATAGGTGTGATATCGGTCGCGCTTTCTGCTATCTTTGTGAAGTTAGCTACAGCAGATGCCGGAGTGATTGCATTTTATAGGATGTTATTTTCAGTACTATTAATGTTGCCCGTATTTCTTTTAAAATATAGATGGGAAATATCTTTTTTAAAACGAAAGGATTGGATCTATTCATTAGTCGCTGGTGTATTATTGGCTTTCCATTTTATATTTTGGTTTGAGTCGCTAAATTATACATCGGTAGCAAGTTCAACAGTACTTGTTACGCTGCAACCAATTTTTGCTTTTGCCGGTACATATTTTTTCTTTAAAGAAAAAGTTTCATTTAAAGCTATATTGTCAGCTATTATTGCAATTACAGGTAGCGTCATTATTAGTTGGGGAGATTTTAAGGTGAGTGGTACTGCATTATATGGTGACATATTAGCGCTAATCGGTTGCGCGTTTATTACTGCTTATCTTTTATTCGGTCAAGATGTAAGAAAAAGAATCTCTCTCATTACATATACGTTTGTTGTCTACTCAATCAGTACAATAACTCTATTTATATATGTAATTATTAAAGGAGAATCTTTAGGACCTCATCCAAGTGCGGATTGGTTTTGGTTTATTATGCTGGCACTTATACCGAACTTGTTAGGTCATACATTATTTAATTGGGCTTTAAAGTGGGTAAGTACAAACGTTATCTCTATTGCAATCCTTTTAGAACCTGTTGGTGCATCTATTTTAGCTTATTATGTGTTCCACGAAACACTAAGTGTTAGCCAAATTACTGGTGGAATCGTTGTTATAATGGGGATCTTGCTGTTTATCGTAGACCCTCGAATGTTTAGAAAACTTAAACTTCATAAAAAGACTTGA
- a CDS encoding MgtC/SapB family protein, with amino-acid sequence MKIIIALALSLIIGVEREIKKKPIGFKTSAVIATFSCLLTIISIEAAYLVPARTDINVTMDPLRLAAQIVSGVGFLGAGAILRKDNDNITGLTTAAMIWGAASIGIAVGAGFYIEAAFAVLSVMLVIEVLAPILSKLGPKRLRQKEAAFTIILLDSNNIDNLIQYLESDKMFIENLRIKQLLLNEQVSHKLFFRISTVPKKTTSQLYQELIELPYVHSVEIEFFS; translated from the coding sequence ATGAAAATTATCATCGCATTAGCTTTAAGTTTAATCATCGGTGTGGAGAGAGAGATTAAGAAGAAACCAATAGGGTTTAAAACGAGTGCTGTAATAGCAACGTTTAGCTGTCTACTGACGATTATTTCTATTGAGGCTGCATATCTCGTTCCCGCACGAACTGATATTAACGTTACGATGGACCCTCTTCGTTTAGCAGCACAAATCGTAAGTGGCGTCGGATTTCTTGGAGCTGGAGCAATATTACGAAAGGATAATGACAATATAACGGGTCTCACGACGGCCGCAATGATTTGGGGAGCGGCTAGCATTGGGATTGCAGTTGGTGCCGGCTTCTATATAGAGGCTGCATTTGCAGTACTGAGTGTGATGCTAGTCATTGAAGTTCTTGCGCCTATTTTATCAAAGCTCGGCCCGAAAAGACTTCGGCAAAAAGAAGCAGCATTTACCATCATATTATTGGATAGCAATAATATCGATAATCTTATTCAATACCTTGAATCTGACAAAATGTTTATCGAGAATTTAAGAATTAAACAACTGTTACTAAACGAACAAGTAAGTCATAAACTATTTTTCCGAATCTCTACTGTGCCTAAAAAAACAACATCACAATTATATCAAGAATTAATTGAACTACCTTATGTACATTCAGTTGAAATAGAGTTCTTTTCATAA
- a CDS encoding cation diffusion facilitator family transporter, producing MKDILQLLKEGNKPSLLAAVVNTIIAALKGIAFFFTGNVAMFAETMHSLGDAANQYFVFIGSALSRKAPTPKFPNGFGRVVNLVCLGAVIVVAIMSYEAIKEGWHHILNPTESSGFLINLSVLGIAIILEFVVLYKAGKEILHEVGIDKGGLAPITTSFLHLNKAKPPTKLVFMEDLVATLGGVLAFTAVLIAHFFGLLAAEGIASILIGLMMFYVVGKIFLENAKGAIGETDEEMLDHIARIVAADEDVKDIQRLEVVKEGEFLHVEVVLEVTASHTVSYVDDIRDRLMKIILNQKGVQDVIISFDEDDGVRTWTESNKSNNNDNSSKFPE from the coding sequence ATGAAAGACATTTTACAACTTTTGAAAGAAGGAAATAAACCTTCCTTATTAGCAGCCGTCGTCAACACAATTATCGCTGCATTAAAGGGAATCGCGTTTTTCTTTACCGGGAATGTTGCTATGTTCGCGGAAACCATGCACTCACTTGGAGATGCCGCCAATCAGTATTTTGTTTTTATTGGATCAGCTTTATCAAGAAAAGCACCTACACCAAAATTTCCAAACGGTTTTGGTCGAGTCGTGAACTTAGTCTGTCTCGGTGCGGTGATTGTCGTGGCGATTATGTCTTATGAAGCCATCAAAGAAGGTTGGCATCATATTCTAAATCCTACTGAATCGAGCGGGTTTCTCATTAATCTTTCTGTACTAGGAATAGCAATTATACTGGAGTTCGTTGTCCTCTATAAAGCAGGGAAGGAAATTTTGCATGAGGTAGGGATAGATAAAGGTGGGCTTGCGCCTATTACGACTAGCTTTCTTCATTTAAATAAAGCAAAACCGCCAACTAAGTTAGTCTTTATGGAAGACCTCGTCGCAACATTAGGAGGCGTACTTGCTTTTACCGCTGTTCTTATTGCTCACTTTTTTGGTTTACTAGCAGCAGAAGGAATTGCTTCTATATTAATTGGTTTAATGATGTTCTACGTTGTCGGTAAAATATTTTTGGAAAATGCGAAAGGTGCAATAGGTGAAACAGACGAAGAAATGCTTGACCATATCGCGCGCATCGTTGCAGCAGATGAAGATGTCAAAGATATTCAACGTTTAGAAGTTGTAAAAGAGGGTGAATTCCTCCACGTTGAAGTTGTGTTGGAAGTGACAGCTTCTCATACGGTCTCATACGTAGACGACATTCGCGATAGACTGATGAAAATTATTCTAAATCAAAAAGGAGTTCAAGACGTTATCATTTCTTTTGATGAAGATGATGGCGTCCGTACTTGGACAGAATCGAACAAAAGCAACAATAATGACAATTCCTCCAAGTTCCCTGAATAA
- a CDS encoding iron-containing alcohol dehydrogenase: protein MNDFTFYNPVKLIFGKGQLSKLAEELPTYGKKVLVVYGGGSIKKNGLYDELMAVLQEVGMEVHEFSGVEPNPRVSAARKGAAICKEEDINVILAVGGGSVIDCTKLIACAAKYDGDPWDFVTRKAKPTDALPFGTVLTLAATGSEMNAGSVITNEETQEKYGWGSPFNFPKFSILDPTYTLSVPKDQTIYGIVDMMSHIFEQYFNEASNTPIQDEMCEGVLRAIIEDAPKLVEDLDNYELRKTILLAGTLGLNGFLRLGYQGDWATHEIEHAVSAVYDIPHAGGLAILFPHWMRYNVHVNPDRFAKFAKNVFGVNPEGKTTEEIAFEGINRLSAFWSSLGAPERLAYYGIDDSKISLMAEKVTVNGKIGRFSKIGREDVEEILRVAL from the coding sequence ATGAATGATTTCACATTTTATAATCCAGTTAAATTAATTTTTGGAAAAGGACAGTTATCAAAGTTAGCAGAAGAGTTACCAACGTACGGGAAGAAAGTGCTCGTTGTCTATGGTGGCGGAAGTATTAAGAAAAACGGCTTATACGATGAGTTGATGGCGGTTTTACAAGAAGTTGGAATGGAAGTACATGAATTTTCAGGGGTTGAACCAAATCCTCGCGTATCTGCAGCAAGAAAAGGTGCAGCGATTTGTAAGGAGGAAGACATTAACGTCATCCTTGCGGTAGGCGGTGGATCAGTCATTGACTGTACAAAACTTATTGCTTGTGCAGCGAAATATGATGGAGATCCTTGGGATTTCGTTACTCGAAAAGCAAAACCAACAGATGCCTTGCCATTTGGGACCGTATTGACTTTGGCGGCAACAGGTTCGGAGATGAACGCTGGGTCTGTTATTACAAATGAAGAAACACAAGAAAAATACGGATGGGGAAGTCCGTTTAATTTCCCGAAGTTTTCCATCTTAGATCCAACATATACGTTATCTGTTCCGAAAGACCAAACGATTTATGGGATTGTTGATATGATGTCCCATATTTTTGAACAATATTTTAATGAAGCGTCAAATACGCCAATCCAGGATGAAATGTGTGAAGGCGTTTTGCGAGCAATTATTGAAGACGCACCGAAACTGGTAGAGGACTTAGACAACTACGAATTAAGAAAGACAATTCTCTTAGCAGGTACATTAGGGTTAAATGGATTTTTACGCCTTGGTTATCAAGGAGATTGGGCGACACATGAAATAGAACATGCCGTTTCAGCGGTATATGACATTCCACATGCTGGCGGACTCGCAATATTATTCCCGCATTGGATGCGTTATAACGTACATGTGAATCCGGATCGTTTTGCGAAGTTCGCAAAAAATGTTTTCGGTGTGAATCCTGAAGGAAAAACAACGGAAGAAATTGCTTTCGAAGGGATTAACCGCTTAAGTGCATTTTGGTCTTCCCTTGGGGCACCAGAAAGGCTAGCGTATTACGGTATTGACGATTCTAAAATTAGTCTAATGGCTGAAAAAGTAACAGTGAATGGTAAGATAGGTAGGTTTAGTAAAATCGGTAGAGAAGATGTAGAAGAAATTTTAAGAGTTGCATTGTAA
- a CDS encoding DUF378 domain-containing protein, protein MGTMHRIALALAIIGALNWGVAGFFRFDVVAQLAGGSAEPIARLIYILIGISGLIILGLLFDERRDRDKIEHRTPKTEI, encoded by the coding sequence ATGGGAACGATGCATAGAATTGCGCTCGCACTGGCAATTATTGGTGCTTTAAACTGGGGAGTTGCAGGATTTTTTCGTTTTGATGTTGTTGCACAACTAGCTGGCGGATCCGCTGAACCGATTGCAAGACTTATTTATATCTTAATTGGTATTTCCGGCCTTATTATCTTAGGTTTACTTTTTGACGAACGGCGTGATCGGGATAAGATAGAACATAGAACGCCAAAAACCGAAATTTAA
- a CDS encoding Glu/Leu/Phe/Val dehydrogenase has product MQLLTSTQDVIKEALDKLGYDEGMYELLKEPLRMMEVRIPVRMDDGKVKVFTGFRGQHNDAVGPLKGGVRFHPEVDAVEVKALAMWMTLKCGIVNLPYGGGKGAVICDPREMSMGELERLSRGYVRALSQVMGPAKDIPAPDVFTNAQIMAWMMDEYSRIDEFNSPGFITGKPIVLGGSQGRDRATAEGVTIVIEEAAKKRGIDMKGARVVIQGFGNAGSFLSKFLHDAGAKIVGISDAYGALHDPDGLDIDYLLDRRDSFGTVTTLFEDTITNKELFELDCDIIVPAAIANQITEENAHNIKASIVVEAANGPTTAEATQILTERGILLVPDVLASAGGVTVSYFEWVQNNMGYYWTEDEVREKLTAKMVDAFNNVYTTATTRNIDMRLAAYMVGVRATAEASRFRGWA; this is encoded by the coding sequence ATGCAGCTGCTCACGTCCACACAGGATGTCATTAAAGAGGCACTTGATAAACTTGGTTACGATGAAGGTATGTATGAACTTTTGAAAGAGCCACTCCGCATGATGGAAGTACGAATTCCGGTTCGTATGGATGACGGTAAAGTGAAAGTGTTTACTGGATTCCGTGGCCAACATAACGATGCTGTTGGTCCGCTTAAAGGCGGTGTTCGTTTCCACCCAGAAGTTGACGCTGTTGAAGTGAAAGCTCTTGCAATGTGGATGACGTTAAAGTGCGGTATTGTTAACCTACCTTATGGCGGAGGAAAAGGTGCTGTTATTTGTGACCCACGAGAAATGTCTATGGGCGAACTAGAACGTTTAAGCCGTGGATATGTTCGTGCATTGAGTCAAGTAATGGGACCTGCGAAAGACATTCCTGCTCCTGACGTGTTTACAAATGCTCAAATTATGGCATGGATGATGGATGAGTATAGTCGAATTGACGAATTTAACTCACCAGGCTTTATAACAGGTAAACCGATTGTTCTTGGAGGGTCTCAGGGCCGTGATCGTGCGACAGCAGAAGGTGTAACAATTGTTATCGAAGAAGCTGCGAAAAAACGTGGCATCGATATGAAAGGTGCTCGTGTCGTGATTCAAGGATTCGGAAACGCAGGTAGTTTCCTATCTAAATTCCTTCATGATGCAGGTGCGAAAATCGTCGGGATTTCAGATGCATATGGTGCACTCCATGATCCAGATGGATTAGACATTGATTATTTACTAGACCGTCGCGATAGCTTCGGAACAGTAACAACTCTTTTCGAAGATACAATTACAAACAAAGAATTATTCGAGCTTGATTGTGATATTATCGTTCCAGCAGCAATTGCTAACCAGATTACTGAGGAAAATGCACATAATATTAAAGCGAGCATCGTTGTTGAAGCGGCAAATGGTCCGACAACAGCAGAAGCTACACAAATACTTACTGAGCGCGGTATTCTTCTAGTACCAGACGTATTAGCAAGTGCAGGTGGCGTTACTGTATCTTACTTCGAGTGGGTACAGAACAACATGGGCTACTATTGGACAGAAGATGAAGTACGTGAAAAATTAACAGCTAAAATGGTTGACGCGTTTAATAATGTTTACACGACAGCAACCACTCGAAATATCGATATGCGTTTAGCTGCTTATATGGTAGGAGTTCGTGCAACAGCGGAAGCATCTCGTTTCCGTGGCTGGGCATAA